In Cheilinus undulatus linkage group 24, ASM1832078v1, whole genome shotgun sequence, a single window of DNA contains:
- the trak2 gene encoding trafficking kinesin-binding protein 2 isoform X3 yields the protein MPVLKIHNEEAYDNFAIEAYFALEPSSYSHPGSQSLSKVLSADRVEQMTKTYNDVEVVTHLLAERDRDLELAARIGQSLLHRNHLLQERNEALEEQLTQALDQVHQVQHELSKKDELLRMVASASEESETDSSVSTPQQQPQPVGLATAAAALSQLESLQSKLQELEEENLVLRSEACQLKRDTISYEEKEQQLVSDCVKELRESNGQIVSLTDELSKKNEELLRHQEEIAQLLSQIVELQHRVKELALEKEELRIHLQASKDAQRQLTAELKELSDRNAECVEMLHESQEEIKELRNKNTPSAGMRRHLSYGLYPMDSLAAEIEGTMRRELSVEEETAFKDQRVSQKRVFQTVRSINASASRPPSATPPIPGSGQSSLVMTAQPFQSNQGEEVRLGQPGSPGGNDLTRALHRLSLRRQNFLCERQFFQAEREKKLQALADGEGSGYSSPMGSVVSSFSNLSELSFSSSVFKTFLPEKLQIVKPMEGSLTLHHWQQLAKPHLATILDPHPGVVTKGFCPLAQDAVYRLSDMEEDEEDEELRRINDIEKGAAERGKDEEDEEEEEVGITFKVHCTSTPEDRRDRKLSVSPLPVLPVPPLSPTSPGISASSSSVRSDFRPVGETSSLPAQPIPACTAAVQSQSSTSTSTTTTTSSVQNPGKCQSSTFSTYTFTTCRILHPSDITQVTTSSQSSIMANTPSSMRTGPSTPVTPCRLSLGDSFPPRRSPVPPSGLAKLVLERGISAQVSTETPPPSPKPTLRQPLFRLLPSTPPNSPSHSPSPSPVPTESRQHSADNFLASRPAELFLQDVYGLNLGRAPHPDLPSPNQETPGLVQSPKPGRVRPDQGNVGLVERLRQMGFTKVLQGAESDTSVQRQDSATFVSTGGGSLLDGLRRNQSLPAMIGARAGRSSSMPTPPQHPTTLALPPPPWGNLKERRRHLGSVSSSTKR from the exons ATGCCGGTTTTAAAAATCCACAATGAGGAGGCTTATGACAACTTCGCTATTGAAG cGTATTTTGCTTTGGAGCCCTCCTCTTATTCCCACCCTGGCTCTCAGAGCCTCTCCAAAG TTCTTAGCGCTGATCGTGTGGAGCAGATGACAAAGACCTACAATGACGTGGAAGTGGTCACACACCTTCTGGCAGAG CGGGACAGAGACTTGGAGCTGGCCGCTAGGATTGGTCAATCACTACTGCACAGGAACCACCTGCTGCAGGAACGTAATGAGGCCTTAGAGGAACAGCTAACACAGGCCTTGGACCAG GTTCACCAGGTGCAGCATGAGCTCAGTAAGAAGGATGAACTGCTGCGGATGGTGGCCAGTGCCTCGGAGGAGAGCGAGACGGACTCCAGCGTGTCCACGCCGCAGCAGCAGCCTCAGCCAGTGGGACTAGCCACCGCTGCTGCAGCGCTCAGCCAGCTTGAGTCACTGCAGAGCaagctgcaggagctggaggaggagaacCTCGTGCTGAGATCTGAG GCATGTCAGCTGAAAAGAGACACCATCAGTTATGAggagaaggagcagcagctaGTGAGCGACTGTGTCAAGGAGCTCC GCGAGTCAAACGGCCAGATCGTGTCTCTAACAGACGAGCTGTCGAAGAAGAATGAAGAGCTGCTCAGACATCAGGAGGAAATCGCTCAGCTGCTCTCTCAGATAGTGGAACTACAACACAGAGTGAAGGAG CTGGCTCTGGagaaagaggagctgaggaTCCACTTGCAGGCTTCCAAAGATGCTCAGAGACAGCTCACAGCAGAG ctGAAAGAGTTGTCAGACCGGAATGCGGAGTGTGTGGAGATGCTCCATGAATCCCAGGAGGAGATCAAAGAGCTGCGCAATAAAAACACTCCTTCTGCTGGGATGAGAAGGCACCTCTCCTACGGCCTCTACCCCATG gACTCTTTGGCTGCAGAGATCGAGGGCACCATGAGGAGGGAGCTGAGTGTTGAGGAAGAGACCGCCTTTAAGGACCAAAG AGTATCCCAAAAACGAGTATTCCAAACAGTCCGCTCCATCAACGCCTCAGCATCACGTCCACCCTCAGCCACGCCCCCAATCCCGGGCTCAGGTCAGAGCTCCTTGGTCATGACTGCACAGCCTTTCCAGTCCAATCAGGG GGAGGAGGTGCGTCTAGGACAGCCTGGATCTCCAGGAGGAAACGACCTGACCAGAGCACTCCACCGCCTCTCCCTGAGAAGACAGAACTTCCTGTGCGAGCGTCAGTTCTTCCAGGCAGAGCGAGAGAAGAAGCTGCAGGCACTGGCGGACGGAGAGGGCAGTGGCTACAGCTCGCCGATGGGCAGCGTGGTCTCGTCTTTCTCCAACCTGTCAGAGCTGTCGTTCAGCTCCAGCGTTTTCAAAACCTTCCTGCCTGAGAAGCTTCAGATCGTCAAACCCATGGAAG GTTCCCTGACCCTCCATCACTGGCAGCAGCTGGCAAAACCCCACCTAGCCACCATCCTGGACCCCCACCCTGGAGTGGTAACCAAAGGCTTCTGCCCCCTAGCTCAGGATGCAGTATACCGCCTGTCTGACatggaggaggacgaggaggatGAAGAGCTCAGAAGGATCAATGACATAGAGAAAGGGGCAGCAGAGCGTGGAAAAGAcgaggaggatgaagaagaagaggaagttgGGATCACCTTTAAGGTGCACTGCACATCAACGCCGGAGGACAGGAGAGACAGGAAGCTGTCGGTGTCGCCTCTACCTGTCCTACCTGTCCCACCTCTCTCCCCTACGTCACCTGGGATTTCTGCCTCTTCCTCATCTGTCAGATCAGACTTCAGGCCTGTCGGTGAGACCTCCAGCCTGCCAGCTCAACCCATTCCAGCCTGTACAGCAGCGGTCCAATCACAGAGTTCCACctcaacatcaacaacaacaacaacttcCTCTG TCCAAAATCCAGGGAAGTGTCAGAGCTCCACCTTCTCCACGTACACCTTCACAACCTGTCGCATCCTTCACCCTAGTGACATCACACAGGTCACCACAAG CTCTCAGTCATCCATCATGGCCAACACACCCAGCTCCATGAGGACAGGTCCCAGCACCCCTGTAACTCCCTGCAGACTGAGTCTCGGTGACTCCTTCCCCCCTCGGCGCTCCCCTGTGCCCCCCAGTGGCTTGGCAAAACTAGTCCTGGAGAGGGGAATTTCTGCACAAGTCTCCACCGAAACCCCTCCTCCATCCCCAAAACCCACACTCCGACAGCCCCTCTTCCGCCTCCTCCCTAGCACGCCCCCTAACTCACCCTCCCACTCACCCTCTCCCTCCCCTGTGCCCACAGAATCCCGCCAGCACTCAGCCGATAATTTCCTAGCTTCGCGACCGGCTGAGCTTTTCCTCCAGGACGTTTATGGGTTAAATCTCGGCCGTGCTCCACATCCCGACCTACCAAGCCCCAACCAGGAAACCCCAGGCCTTGTCCAGTCCCCTAAGCCAGGCCGAGTCCGGCCTGACCAGGGTAACGTCGGTCTTGTGGAGAGGTTGCGCCAGATGGGTTTCACCAAGGTGCTTCAGGGTGCAGAGTCAGACACGTCAGTGCAACGCCAGGATTCTGCAACTTTTGTGTCAACAGGAGGGGGAAGCCTATTGGACGGCTTGAGGCGCAACCAGAGCCTCCCTGCTATGATTGGTGCCCGAGCAGGGAGGTCGTCCAGTATGCCAACACCTCCTCAACATCCTACCACTCTTGCCCTCCCTCCACCACCATGGGGGAACCTCAAAGAGCGGCGACGGCACCTTGGCTCCGTCTCGAGTTCAACCAAACGCTGA
- the trak2 gene encoding trafficking kinesin-binding protein 2 isoform X1 → MFEAKPRAVEKKESSTETDEGLGSSGRHYGSLGSSSACSVYLSDSQDWAVSPSCSPDEAPGQHSAISPMLAEETFRYMTYFALEPSSYSHPGSQSLSKVLSADRVEQMTKTYNDVEVVTHLLAERDRDLELAARIGQSLLHRNHLLQERNEALEEQLTQALDQVHQVQHELSKKDELLRMVASASEESETDSSVSTPQQQPQPVGLATAAAALSQLESLQSKLQELEEENLVLRSEACQLKRDTISYEEKEQQLVSDCVKELRESNGQIVSLTDELSKKNEELLRHQEEIAQLLSQIVELQHRVKELALEKEELRIHLQASKDAQRQLTAELKELSDRNAECVEMLHESQEEIKELRNKNTPSAGMRRHLSYGLYPMDSLAAEIEGTMRRELSVEEETAFKDQRVSQKRVFQTVRSINASASRPPSATPPIPGSGQSSLVMTAQPFQSNQGEEVRLGQPGSPGGNDLTRALHRLSLRRQNFLCERQFFQAEREKKLQALADGEGSGYSSPMGSVVSSFSNLSELSFSSSVFKTFLPEKLQIVKPMEGSLTLHHWQQLAKPHLATILDPHPGVVTKGFCPLAQDAVYRLSDMEEDEEDEELRRINDIEKGAAERGKDEEDEEEEEVGITFKVHCTSTPEDRRDRKLSVSPLPVLPVPPLSPTSPGISASSSSVRSDFRPVGETSSLPAQPIPACTAAVQSQSSTSTSTTTTTSSVQNPGKCQSSTFSTYTFTTCRILHPSDITQVTTSSQSSIMANTPSSMRTGPSTPVTPCRLSLGDSFPPRRSPVPPSGLAKLVLERGISAQVSTETPPPSPKPTLRQPLFRLLPSTPPNSPSHSPSPSPVPTESRQHSADNFLASRPAELFLQDVYGLNLGRAPHPDLPSPNQETPGLVQSPKPGRVRPDQGNVGLVERLRQMGFTKVLQGAESDTSVQRQDSATFVSTGGGSLLDGLRRNQSLPAMIGARAGRSSSMPTPPQHPTTLALPPPPWGNLKERRRHLGSVSSSTKR, encoded by the exons ATGTTTGAAGCCAAACCCCGGGCTGTGGAGAAGAAAGAGTCGAGCACTGAGACAG ATGAGGGGCTGGGCAGCAGCGGGAGGCACTACGGCTCGCTGGGCTCCAGCTCAGCTTGCTCGGTCTACCTGTCAGACAGCCAGGACTGGGCCGTCTCCCCGAGCTGCTCTCCAGATGAAGCCCCCGGCCAGCACAGCGCCATCTCCCCCATGCTGGCCGAGGAGACTTTCCGCTACATGA cGTATTTTGCTTTGGAGCCCTCCTCTTATTCCCACCCTGGCTCTCAGAGCCTCTCCAAAG TTCTTAGCGCTGATCGTGTGGAGCAGATGACAAAGACCTACAATGACGTGGAAGTGGTCACACACCTTCTGGCAGAG CGGGACAGAGACTTGGAGCTGGCCGCTAGGATTGGTCAATCACTACTGCACAGGAACCACCTGCTGCAGGAACGTAATGAGGCCTTAGAGGAACAGCTAACACAGGCCTTGGACCAG GTTCACCAGGTGCAGCATGAGCTCAGTAAGAAGGATGAACTGCTGCGGATGGTGGCCAGTGCCTCGGAGGAGAGCGAGACGGACTCCAGCGTGTCCACGCCGCAGCAGCAGCCTCAGCCAGTGGGACTAGCCACCGCTGCTGCAGCGCTCAGCCAGCTTGAGTCACTGCAGAGCaagctgcaggagctggaggaggagaacCTCGTGCTGAGATCTGAG GCATGTCAGCTGAAAAGAGACACCATCAGTTATGAggagaaggagcagcagctaGTGAGCGACTGTGTCAAGGAGCTCC GCGAGTCAAACGGCCAGATCGTGTCTCTAACAGACGAGCTGTCGAAGAAGAATGAAGAGCTGCTCAGACATCAGGAGGAAATCGCTCAGCTGCTCTCTCAGATAGTGGAACTACAACACAGAGTGAAGGAG CTGGCTCTGGagaaagaggagctgaggaTCCACTTGCAGGCTTCCAAAGATGCTCAGAGACAGCTCACAGCAGAG ctGAAAGAGTTGTCAGACCGGAATGCGGAGTGTGTGGAGATGCTCCATGAATCCCAGGAGGAGATCAAAGAGCTGCGCAATAAAAACACTCCTTCTGCTGGGATGAGAAGGCACCTCTCCTACGGCCTCTACCCCATG gACTCTTTGGCTGCAGAGATCGAGGGCACCATGAGGAGGGAGCTGAGTGTTGAGGAAGAGACCGCCTTTAAGGACCAAAG AGTATCCCAAAAACGAGTATTCCAAACAGTCCGCTCCATCAACGCCTCAGCATCACGTCCACCCTCAGCCACGCCCCCAATCCCGGGCTCAGGTCAGAGCTCCTTGGTCATGACTGCACAGCCTTTCCAGTCCAATCAGGG GGAGGAGGTGCGTCTAGGACAGCCTGGATCTCCAGGAGGAAACGACCTGACCAGAGCACTCCACCGCCTCTCCCTGAGAAGACAGAACTTCCTGTGCGAGCGTCAGTTCTTCCAGGCAGAGCGAGAGAAGAAGCTGCAGGCACTGGCGGACGGAGAGGGCAGTGGCTACAGCTCGCCGATGGGCAGCGTGGTCTCGTCTTTCTCCAACCTGTCAGAGCTGTCGTTCAGCTCCAGCGTTTTCAAAACCTTCCTGCCTGAGAAGCTTCAGATCGTCAAACCCATGGAAG GTTCCCTGACCCTCCATCACTGGCAGCAGCTGGCAAAACCCCACCTAGCCACCATCCTGGACCCCCACCCTGGAGTGGTAACCAAAGGCTTCTGCCCCCTAGCTCAGGATGCAGTATACCGCCTGTCTGACatggaggaggacgaggaggatGAAGAGCTCAGAAGGATCAATGACATAGAGAAAGGGGCAGCAGAGCGTGGAAAAGAcgaggaggatgaagaagaagaggaagttgGGATCACCTTTAAGGTGCACTGCACATCAACGCCGGAGGACAGGAGAGACAGGAAGCTGTCGGTGTCGCCTCTACCTGTCCTACCTGTCCCACCTCTCTCCCCTACGTCACCTGGGATTTCTGCCTCTTCCTCATCTGTCAGATCAGACTTCAGGCCTGTCGGTGAGACCTCCAGCCTGCCAGCTCAACCCATTCCAGCCTGTACAGCAGCGGTCCAATCACAGAGTTCCACctcaacatcaacaacaacaacaacttcCTCTG TCCAAAATCCAGGGAAGTGTCAGAGCTCCACCTTCTCCACGTACACCTTCACAACCTGTCGCATCCTTCACCCTAGTGACATCACACAGGTCACCACAAG CTCTCAGTCATCCATCATGGCCAACACACCCAGCTCCATGAGGACAGGTCCCAGCACCCCTGTAACTCCCTGCAGACTGAGTCTCGGTGACTCCTTCCCCCCTCGGCGCTCCCCTGTGCCCCCCAGTGGCTTGGCAAAACTAGTCCTGGAGAGGGGAATTTCTGCACAAGTCTCCACCGAAACCCCTCCTCCATCCCCAAAACCCACACTCCGACAGCCCCTCTTCCGCCTCCTCCCTAGCACGCCCCCTAACTCACCCTCCCACTCACCCTCTCCCTCCCCTGTGCCCACAGAATCCCGCCAGCACTCAGCCGATAATTTCCTAGCTTCGCGACCGGCTGAGCTTTTCCTCCAGGACGTTTATGGGTTAAATCTCGGCCGTGCTCCACATCCCGACCTACCAAGCCCCAACCAGGAAACCCCAGGCCTTGTCCAGTCCCCTAAGCCAGGCCGAGTCCGGCCTGACCAGGGTAACGTCGGTCTTGTGGAGAGGTTGCGCCAGATGGGTTTCACCAAGGTGCTTCAGGGTGCAGAGTCAGACACGTCAGTGCAACGCCAGGATTCTGCAACTTTTGTGTCAACAGGAGGGGGAAGCCTATTGGACGGCTTGAGGCGCAACCAGAGCCTCCCTGCTATGATTGGTGCCCGAGCAGGGAGGTCGTCCAGTATGCCAACACCTCCTCAACATCCTACCACTCTTGCCCTCCCTCCACCACCATGGGGGAACCTCAAAGAGCGGCGACGGCACCTTGGCTCCGTCTCGAGTTCAACCAAACGCTGA
- the trak2 gene encoding trafficking kinesin-binding protein 2 isoform X2, producing the protein MFEAKPRAVEKKESSTETDEGLGSSGRHYGSLGSSSACSVYLSDSQDWAVSPSCSPDEAPGQHSAISPMLAEETFRYMILSADRVEQMTKTYNDVEVVTHLLAERDRDLELAARIGQSLLHRNHLLQERNEALEEQLTQALDQVHQVQHELSKKDELLRMVASASEESETDSSVSTPQQQPQPVGLATAAAALSQLESLQSKLQELEEENLVLRSEACQLKRDTISYEEKEQQLVSDCVKELRESNGQIVSLTDELSKKNEELLRHQEEIAQLLSQIVELQHRVKELALEKEELRIHLQASKDAQRQLTAELKELSDRNAECVEMLHESQEEIKELRNKNTPSAGMRRHLSYGLYPMDSLAAEIEGTMRRELSVEEETAFKDQRVSQKRVFQTVRSINASASRPPSATPPIPGSGQSSLVMTAQPFQSNQGEEVRLGQPGSPGGNDLTRALHRLSLRRQNFLCERQFFQAEREKKLQALADGEGSGYSSPMGSVVSSFSNLSELSFSSSVFKTFLPEKLQIVKPMEGSLTLHHWQQLAKPHLATILDPHPGVVTKGFCPLAQDAVYRLSDMEEDEEDEELRRINDIEKGAAERGKDEEDEEEEEVGITFKVHCTSTPEDRRDRKLSVSPLPVLPVPPLSPTSPGISASSSSVRSDFRPVGETSSLPAQPIPACTAAVQSQSSTSTSTTTTTSSVQNPGKCQSSTFSTYTFTTCRILHPSDITQVTTSSQSSIMANTPSSMRTGPSTPVTPCRLSLGDSFPPRRSPVPPSGLAKLVLERGISAQVSTETPPPSPKPTLRQPLFRLLPSTPPNSPSHSPSPSPVPTESRQHSADNFLASRPAELFLQDVYGLNLGRAPHPDLPSPNQETPGLVQSPKPGRVRPDQGNVGLVERLRQMGFTKVLQGAESDTSVQRQDSATFVSTGGGSLLDGLRRNQSLPAMIGARAGRSSSMPTPPQHPTTLALPPPPWGNLKERRRHLGSVSSSTKR; encoded by the exons ATGTTTGAAGCCAAACCCCGGGCTGTGGAGAAGAAAGAGTCGAGCACTGAGACAG ATGAGGGGCTGGGCAGCAGCGGGAGGCACTACGGCTCGCTGGGCTCCAGCTCAGCTTGCTCGGTCTACCTGTCAGACAGCCAGGACTGGGCCGTCTCCCCGAGCTGCTCTCCAGATGAAGCCCCCGGCCAGCACAGCGCCATCTCCCCCATGCTGGCCGAGGAGACTTTCCGCTACATGA TTCTTAGCGCTGATCGTGTGGAGCAGATGACAAAGACCTACAATGACGTGGAAGTGGTCACACACCTTCTGGCAGAG CGGGACAGAGACTTGGAGCTGGCCGCTAGGATTGGTCAATCACTACTGCACAGGAACCACCTGCTGCAGGAACGTAATGAGGCCTTAGAGGAACAGCTAACACAGGCCTTGGACCAG GTTCACCAGGTGCAGCATGAGCTCAGTAAGAAGGATGAACTGCTGCGGATGGTGGCCAGTGCCTCGGAGGAGAGCGAGACGGACTCCAGCGTGTCCACGCCGCAGCAGCAGCCTCAGCCAGTGGGACTAGCCACCGCTGCTGCAGCGCTCAGCCAGCTTGAGTCACTGCAGAGCaagctgcaggagctggaggaggagaacCTCGTGCTGAGATCTGAG GCATGTCAGCTGAAAAGAGACACCATCAGTTATGAggagaaggagcagcagctaGTGAGCGACTGTGTCAAGGAGCTCC GCGAGTCAAACGGCCAGATCGTGTCTCTAACAGACGAGCTGTCGAAGAAGAATGAAGAGCTGCTCAGACATCAGGAGGAAATCGCTCAGCTGCTCTCTCAGATAGTGGAACTACAACACAGAGTGAAGGAG CTGGCTCTGGagaaagaggagctgaggaTCCACTTGCAGGCTTCCAAAGATGCTCAGAGACAGCTCACAGCAGAG ctGAAAGAGTTGTCAGACCGGAATGCGGAGTGTGTGGAGATGCTCCATGAATCCCAGGAGGAGATCAAAGAGCTGCGCAATAAAAACACTCCTTCTGCTGGGATGAGAAGGCACCTCTCCTACGGCCTCTACCCCATG gACTCTTTGGCTGCAGAGATCGAGGGCACCATGAGGAGGGAGCTGAGTGTTGAGGAAGAGACCGCCTTTAAGGACCAAAG AGTATCCCAAAAACGAGTATTCCAAACAGTCCGCTCCATCAACGCCTCAGCATCACGTCCACCCTCAGCCACGCCCCCAATCCCGGGCTCAGGTCAGAGCTCCTTGGTCATGACTGCACAGCCTTTCCAGTCCAATCAGGG GGAGGAGGTGCGTCTAGGACAGCCTGGATCTCCAGGAGGAAACGACCTGACCAGAGCACTCCACCGCCTCTCCCTGAGAAGACAGAACTTCCTGTGCGAGCGTCAGTTCTTCCAGGCAGAGCGAGAGAAGAAGCTGCAGGCACTGGCGGACGGAGAGGGCAGTGGCTACAGCTCGCCGATGGGCAGCGTGGTCTCGTCTTTCTCCAACCTGTCAGAGCTGTCGTTCAGCTCCAGCGTTTTCAAAACCTTCCTGCCTGAGAAGCTTCAGATCGTCAAACCCATGGAAG GTTCCCTGACCCTCCATCACTGGCAGCAGCTGGCAAAACCCCACCTAGCCACCATCCTGGACCCCCACCCTGGAGTGGTAACCAAAGGCTTCTGCCCCCTAGCTCAGGATGCAGTATACCGCCTGTCTGACatggaggaggacgaggaggatGAAGAGCTCAGAAGGATCAATGACATAGAGAAAGGGGCAGCAGAGCGTGGAAAAGAcgaggaggatgaagaagaagaggaagttgGGATCACCTTTAAGGTGCACTGCACATCAACGCCGGAGGACAGGAGAGACAGGAAGCTGTCGGTGTCGCCTCTACCTGTCCTACCTGTCCCACCTCTCTCCCCTACGTCACCTGGGATTTCTGCCTCTTCCTCATCTGTCAGATCAGACTTCAGGCCTGTCGGTGAGACCTCCAGCCTGCCAGCTCAACCCATTCCAGCCTGTACAGCAGCGGTCCAATCACAGAGTTCCACctcaacatcaacaacaacaacaacttcCTCTG TCCAAAATCCAGGGAAGTGTCAGAGCTCCACCTTCTCCACGTACACCTTCACAACCTGTCGCATCCTTCACCCTAGTGACATCACACAGGTCACCACAAG CTCTCAGTCATCCATCATGGCCAACACACCCAGCTCCATGAGGACAGGTCCCAGCACCCCTGTAACTCCCTGCAGACTGAGTCTCGGTGACTCCTTCCCCCCTCGGCGCTCCCCTGTGCCCCCCAGTGGCTTGGCAAAACTAGTCCTGGAGAGGGGAATTTCTGCACAAGTCTCCACCGAAACCCCTCCTCCATCCCCAAAACCCACACTCCGACAGCCCCTCTTCCGCCTCCTCCCTAGCACGCCCCCTAACTCACCCTCCCACTCACCCTCTCCCTCCCCTGTGCCCACAGAATCCCGCCAGCACTCAGCCGATAATTTCCTAGCTTCGCGACCGGCTGAGCTTTTCCTCCAGGACGTTTATGGGTTAAATCTCGGCCGTGCTCCACATCCCGACCTACCAAGCCCCAACCAGGAAACCCCAGGCCTTGTCCAGTCCCCTAAGCCAGGCCGAGTCCGGCCTGACCAGGGTAACGTCGGTCTTGTGGAGAGGTTGCGCCAGATGGGTTTCACCAAGGTGCTTCAGGGTGCAGAGTCAGACACGTCAGTGCAACGCCAGGATTCTGCAACTTTTGTGTCAACAGGAGGGGGAAGCCTATTGGACGGCTTGAGGCGCAACCAGAGCCTCCCTGCTATGATTGGTGCCCGAGCAGGGAGGTCGTCCAGTATGCCAACACCTCCTCAACATCCTACCACTCTTGCCCTCCCTCCACCACCATGGGGGAACCTCAAAGAGCGGCGACGGCACCTTGGCTCCGTCTCGAGTTCAACCAAACGCTGA